The proteins below are encoded in one region of Mycobacterium shinjukuense:
- the katG gene encoding catalase/peroxidase HPI gives MPEQQPPIAEANTEAAASGCPVVGRMKYPVEGDANQYWWPNKLNLKILHQNPAVADPMGPEYDYAAEVQTLDVDALKRDIEEVMTTSQPWWPADYGHYGPLFIRMAWHAAGTYRIHDGRGGAGAGMQRFAPLNSWPDNASLDKARRLLWPVKKKYGKKLSWADLIVFAGNCALESMGFKTFGFGFGRVDQWEPDEVYWGKETTWLGDERYSGERDLERPLAAVQMGLIYVNPEGPNGNPDPMAAAVDIRETFRRMAMNDVETAALIVGGHTFGKTHGAGPADLVGPEPEAAPIEQMGLGWKSSYGTGVGKDAITSGLEVVWTNTPTKWDNSFLEILYGYEWELSKSPAGAYQYVAKGGAGAGTIPDPFDPSKKRAPTMLTTDLSLRVDPIYERITRRWLEHPEELADEFAKAWYKLIHRDMGPIVRYLGPLVPKETMPWQDPVPPVTHDLVGEADIATLKSQILASGLTVSQLVSTAWAAASSFRGSDKRGGANGGRIRLQPQAGWEVNQPDELARVIRTLEGIQESFNSAATGNTRVSFADLVVLGGAAAVEQAAKNAGYDITVPFAPGRTDASQEQTDVESFAVLEPKADGFRNYLGKGNPLPAEYMLLDKANLLRLSAPEMTVLVGGLRVLGANYQQSPLGVFTEASATRGVALTNDFFVNLLDMNIEWEPSAADDGTYVGKDRATGEVKWTGSRVDLIFGANSELRALAEVYGADDAQQKFVEDFVAAWNKVMNADRFDLASR, from the coding sequence GTGCCTGAGCAACAGCCGCCCATTGCGGAAGCCAACACCGAAGCCGCCGCGAGCGGTTGCCCCGTCGTCGGTCGTATGAAGTACCCCGTCGAGGGTGACGCGAACCAATACTGGTGGCCGAACAAGCTGAATTTGAAGATCCTGCACCAGAACCCGGCGGTCGCCGATCCGATGGGTCCGGAGTACGACTACGCCGCGGAGGTCCAGACGCTCGATGTGGACGCCCTCAAGCGCGACATCGAAGAGGTGATGACCACCTCGCAGCCCTGGTGGCCCGCCGACTACGGCCACTACGGGCCGTTGTTCATCCGGATGGCGTGGCACGCCGCGGGCACCTACCGAATCCACGACGGCCGCGGCGGTGCCGGCGCCGGCATGCAGCGGTTCGCGCCGCTCAACAGCTGGCCCGACAACGCCAGCCTGGACAAGGCGCGCCGGCTGCTGTGGCCGGTGAAGAAGAAGTACGGCAAGAAGCTCTCCTGGGCCGACCTGATCGTCTTCGCCGGCAACTGCGCGCTGGAATCGATGGGCTTCAAGACGTTCGGGTTCGGCTTCGGCCGAGTCGATCAGTGGGAGCCCGACGAGGTCTACTGGGGCAAGGAGACCACCTGGCTCGGCGACGAGCGCTACAGCGGTGAGCGGGATCTGGAGCGCCCGCTGGCCGCGGTGCAGATGGGGCTGATCTACGTGAACCCGGAGGGCCCGAACGGTAACCCGGATCCCATGGCGGCGGCGGTGGACATCCGTGAGACGTTCCGCCGGATGGCGATGAACGATGTCGAAACGGCGGCGCTGATCGTCGGTGGTCACACCTTCGGCAAGACGCATGGCGCCGGCCCCGCCGATCTGGTCGGTCCCGAGCCCGAGGCCGCGCCGATCGAGCAGATGGGCCTGGGCTGGAAGAGCTCGTATGGCACCGGAGTCGGAAAGGACGCGATCACCAGCGGCCTCGAGGTCGTCTGGACGAACACCCCGACGAAGTGGGACAACAGCTTCCTCGAGATCCTGTACGGATATGAGTGGGAGTTGTCGAAGAGTCCCGCCGGTGCCTACCAGTACGTCGCGAAGGGCGGCGCGGGCGCGGGCACCATCCCTGACCCCTTCGACCCGTCGAAGAAGCGTGCCCCGACGATGTTGACCACCGACCTGTCGCTGCGGGTTGACCCGATCTATGAGCGGATCACCCGGCGCTGGCTGGAGCATCCCGAGGAACTGGCCGACGAGTTCGCCAAGGCCTGGTACAAGCTGATCCACCGCGACATGGGGCCCATCGTCCGCTACCTCGGACCGCTGGTCCCCAAGGAGACCATGCCGTGGCAGGACCCGGTCCCGCCGGTCACCCACGATCTGGTCGGAGAGGCCGACATCGCCACCCTCAAGAGCCAGATCCTGGCTTCGGGTTTGACGGTCTCACAGCTGGTTTCGACCGCGTGGGCGGCGGCGTCGTCGTTCCGCGGCAGCGACAAGCGCGGCGGTGCCAACGGCGGCCGCATCCGGCTGCAGCCGCAAGCTGGGTGGGAGGTCAACCAACCCGACGAGCTTGCTCGGGTGATTCGCACCCTGGAAGGGATCCAGGAGTCGTTCAACTCCGCCGCGACCGGCAACACCAGGGTGTCGTTTGCCGATCTCGTCGTGCTCGGCGGCGCCGCCGCCGTGGAGCAGGCCGCCAAGAACGCCGGCTACGACATCACGGTGCCGTTCGCACCGGGCCGCACGGACGCGTCGCAGGAGCAAACCGACGTGGAATCCTTCGCGGTGCTCGAGCCCAAGGCCGACGGCTTCCGCAACTACCTCGGAAAGGGCAACCCGTTGCCCGCCGAGTACATGCTGCTCGACAAGGCCAACCTGCTGCGGCTCAGCGCGCCGGAGATGACGGTACTGGTTGGTGGGCTGCGTGTGCTGGGCGCGAACTACCAGCAGTCACCGCTGGGCGTCTTCACTGAGGCTTCCGCGACCCGCGGGGTCGCGTTGACCAACGACTTCTTCGTGAACCTGCTCGACATGAACATCGAGTGGGAGCCGTCGGCCGCCGATGACGGCACCTATGTCGGCAAGGATCGCGCCACCGGCGAGGTGAAATGGACCGGTAGCCGAGTGGACCTGATTTTCGGGGCGAACTCGGAGTTGCGTGCCCTGGCCGAGGTCTACGGCGCCGATGACGCACAGCAGAAGTTCGTCGAGGACTTCGTCGCCGCGTGGAACAAGGTGATGAACGCCGACCGGTTCGATCTGGCCAGCCGGTGA
- a CDS encoding FAD-dependent oxidoreductase — MTIGVRRAVVVGAGVSGLTSAVCLAEAGFPVTVWTAAMPRHTTSAVAGAVWGPRPLEPAAKTPGWTERSLREFRELAKDPGSGVRMAPALSVGDRTEDGAPPAGMELLPDLRPADAADIPEGFDAGFVATMPMIDMPRYLDYLTERLAAAGGDIELHPVRSLAEVADVAPIVVNCAGLGARELAGDDTVWPRFGQHVVLTNPGLDRLFMDRTGGPEWVCYFPHPRRVVCGGIGIPGRWDTTPEPEVTERILRRCRRIQPRLAEASVIETITGLRPERPSVRVEAEPIGRARCVHNYGHGGDGVTLSWGCAREVVRLVSAG, encoded by the coding sequence GTGACCATCGGGGTGCGACGGGCCGTGGTCGTTGGTGCCGGCGTCAGTGGGCTGACCTCGGCCGTGTGCCTGGCCGAAGCGGGTTTCCCGGTTACCGTATGGACGGCCGCGATGCCGCGGCACACGACCTCGGCGGTGGCCGGTGCGGTCTGGGGGCCACGACCGCTCGAGCCGGCCGCCAAGACGCCGGGGTGGACGGAGCGGTCACTGCGCGAGTTTCGCGAGCTGGCCAAGGACCCCGGCAGCGGGGTGCGCATGGCACCGGCGCTGAGCGTGGGCGATCGCACCGAGGACGGCGCGCCGCCCGCCGGAATGGAGTTGCTCCCGGACCTGCGCCCGGCTGACGCGGCCGACATTCCTGAGGGCTTCGACGCCGGGTTTGTGGCCACCATGCCGATGATTGACATGCCCCGCTACCTCGACTACCTGACCGAACGACTGGCCGCGGCCGGCGGTGACATCGAACTGCACCCGGTGCGGTCGCTGGCGGAGGTCGCCGATGTCGCCCCGATCGTGGTCAACTGCGCTGGCCTGGGCGCACGCGAGCTGGCCGGGGACGACACGGTATGGCCGCGGTTCGGCCAACACGTCGTGCTCACCAATCCCGGTCTGGACCGACTGTTCATGGACCGCACCGGCGGCCCGGAATGGGTCTGCTACTTCCCCCACCCGCGGCGCGTGGTCTGCGGCGGCATCGGCATCCCGGGCAGGTGGGACACCACCCCGGAGCCGGAGGTGACCGAGCGCATCCTGCGACGCTGCCGCCGGATTCAACCACGGCTGGCCGAGGCATCGGTGATCGAGACGATCACCGGGCTGCGTCCGGAACGGCCATCGGTGCGGGTGGAAGCCGAGCCGATCGGACGGGCGCGGTGCGTGCACAACTACGGCCACGGTGGTGATGGCGTCACCTTGTCGTGGGGTTGCGCGCGGGAGGTGGTTCGCCTTGTCAGCGCGGGCTGA
- a CDS encoding anti-sigma factor antagonist, translating into MNTVAVGSFPGPASARLSSQLSDPHSGLRAVTQCTGSAVVVQVGGDIDASNATIWQRLVSRSAAIAIAPGPFVIDVREIDFMGSCAYAVLAQEAVRCRRRGVSLRLVSSQPIVARTIAACGLRRLIPLYTTVETALSPPSGG; encoded by the coding sequence ATGAACACAGTCGCGGTCGGATCATTTCCCGGTCCCGCGAGCGCGCGGCTGAGTTCACAGCTTAGCGACCCGCACAGCGGGCTCCGGGCGGTGACCCAATGCACCGGTTCGGCGGTGGTGGTGCAGGTGGGCGGCGACATCGATGCCAGCAACGCGACGATCTGGCAGCGGTTGGTGAGCAGAAGCGCCGCCATCGCCATTGCGCCCGGCCCATTCGTCATCGACGTCCGGGAGATCGATTTCATGGGTTCCTGCGCGTACGCCGTGTTGGCGCAGGAGGCGGTGCGGTGTCGCCGCCGCGGCGTGAGCCTGCGCCTGGTCAGCAGCCAACCGATCGTGGCCCGCACCATCGCCGCGTGCGGACTGCGCCGCCTGATCCCGCTGTACACCACGGTCGAAACCGCGCTGTCGCCGCCGTCCGGCGGGTAG
- a CDS encoding phage holin family protein encodes MVAFLVRAALTGFALWVVTQFVHGMRFVGGDNTVQRIGIIFVVALLFGVVNAIIKPIVQILSIPLYLLTLGLFHIVVNAFMLWITARITENTTHWGLQIDHFWWTAIWAAILLSIVSWLLSLLIRDVRRLTRE; translated from the coding sequence ATGGTGGCGTTTTTGGTGCGCGCGGCACTGACCGGCTTCGCGTTGTGGGTGGTCACTCAATTTGTCCACGGGATGCGCTTTGTTGGTGGCGACAACACGGTCCAGCGGATCGGGATAATCTTCGTGGTCGCGCTGCTCTTCGGTGTGGTCAACGCGATCATCAAGCCGATCGTGCAGATTCTGTCGATCCCGCTGTACCTGCTGACCCTCGGCCTGTTCCACATCGTCGTCAACGCGTTCATGCTGTGGATCACCGCTCGCATCACCGAAAACACCACGCACTGGGGGCTGCAGATCGACCATTTCTGGTGGACCGCGATTTGGGCGGCGATCCTGTTGTCGATCGTGAGCTGGCTGCTGTCGCTGCTGATTCGTGACGTCCGGCGACTCACCCGGGAGTGA
- a CDS encoding MFS transporter yields the protein MTTQRLTSDQKNSFLAAFLGWTMDAFDYFLVVVVYADIAKTFHHTKTEVAFLTTATLAMRPVGALLFGLWADRVGRRVPLMVDVTFYSTVGFLCAFAPNFTVLVILRLLYGIGMGGEWGLGAALAMEKVPRGRRGFFSGLLQEGYAVGYLLATVASLVVMNWLNLSWRWLFGLSIVPAVISLIIRYRVKESEVWEAAQDRLRVTKTSIRDVLRDGAIVRRFCYLMLLMTAFNWMSHGTQDVYPTFLTATSDHGAGLHSVTARWIVVGYNVGAIIGGLVFGTLSQRFSRRYTIVFCAVLGLPIVPLLSYSRTAAMLCLGSFLMQVCVQGAWGVIPAHLTELSPDAIRGFYPGVTYQLGNLLAAFNLPIQERLAESQGYPFALAATTVPVLLAVATLTAVGKDATGIRFGTAESALLPGKLT from the coding sequence GTGACAACACAGCGGTTGACCAGTGACCAGAAAAACTCGTTCCTCGCGGCGTTCTTGGGCTGGACGATGGACGCGTTCGACTACTTCCTCGTGGTGGTGGTCTACGCCGACATCGCAAAGACTTTCCACCACACCAAGACCGAAGTCGCCTTCCTGACCACCGCTACCCTGGCGATGCGGCCCGTGGGAGCGCTGCTGTTCGGGCTGTGGGCCGACCGGGTGGGGCGGCGAGTCCCGCTGATGGTGGACGTGACGTTCTATTCGACGGTCGGGTTTCTGTGTGCGTTCGCCCCCAACTTCACCGTGTTGGTGATCCTGCGACTGCTGTACGGCATCGGTATGGGCGGTGAGTGGGGGCTGGGTGCCGCGCTGGCCATGGAGAAGGTGCCCCGCGGGCGGCGGGGATTTTTCTCCGGGCTGTTGCAGGAGGGTTACGCGGTCGGCTATTTGCTGGCCACGGTGGCATCGCTGGTGGTGATGAACTGGCTGAACCTGTCGTGGCGCTGGTTGTTCGGCTTGTCCATCGTTCCGGCTGTGATCAGCCTGATCATCCGATATCGGGTGAAGGAATCCGAGGTATGGGAAGCCGCACAAGATCGCCTGAGGGTCACCAAGACCAGCATCCGAGACGTGTTGCGCGACGGCGCGATTGTCCGCCGGTTTTGCTACCTGATGCTGCTGATGACCGCCTTCAACTGGATGAGCCACGGTACTCAGGATGTCTACCCGACGTTTCTGACCGCGACCAGTGACCACGGTGCCGGCCTGCACAGTGTGACCGCCAGATGGATCGTGGTGGGCTACAACGTCGGCGCAATCATCGGCGGGCTGGTCTTCGGCACGCTGTCACAGCGTTTCAGCCGCCGCTACACCATCGTCTTTTGCGCGGTCTTGGGACTGCCGATCGTGCCGCTGCTCTCCTACTCCCGCACCGCCGCGATGTTGTGCCTAGGTTCGTTCTTGATGCAGGTCTGTGTGCAGGGCGCGTGGGGGGTGATCCCGGCGCATCTGACCGAGCTGTCGCCGGACGCGATCCGCGGCTTCTACCCCGGCGTCACCTACCAGCTCGGTAACCTGCTGGCCGCGTTCAACCTGCCCATTCAGGAACGTCTGGCCGAATCCCAAGGCTATCCCTTCGCGTTGGCCGCGACGACCGTGCCGGTGCTGCTCGCGGTCGCAACACTGACGGCGGTTGGCAAGGACGCCACCGGAATCCGCTTCGGCACCGCCGAAAGTGCTTTGCTCCCAGGGAAATTGACGTGA
- a CDS encoding type II toxin-antitoxin system VapC family toxin, with product MLCVDVNVVVYAHRADLPEHSHYRRLLEHLANGDQPLGLPDLALAGFVRVMTNRRIFAAPTSPTEAWRAVEGLLAAPAAMQLRPGQRHWGLFRQLADDIDARGNDIADAYLAAYALENNATWLSADRGFARFNRLRWSHPLDLDI from the coding sequence ATGCTTTGCGTTGACGTCAACGTTGTCGTGTATGCGCACCGGGCGGACCTTCCCGAACATTCGCACTATCGGCGGCTGCTTGAGCACCTGGCCAATGGCGACCAGCCGCTGGGCCTACCCGACCTGGCACTTGCCGGCTTCGTGCGGGTAATGACCAACCGCCGGATCTTCGCCGCGCCGACGAGCCCGACCGAGGCGTGGCGGGCGGTCGAGGGCTTGCTTGCTGCGCCCGCAGCCATGCAACTTCGGCCAGGACAGCGTCACTGGGGATTGTTTCGGCAGCTAGCTGACGACATCGACGCCCGCGGTAATGACATCGCCGACGCATATTTGGCCGCCTACGCGCTGGAGAACAATGCGACCTGGCTCAGCGCGGACCGCGGCTTCGCACGATTCAACCGACTGCGGTGGAGCCATCCGCTGGACCTCGACATCTGA
- a CDS encoding ribbon-helix-helix domain-containing protein: protein MRTTIRIDDELYREVKMRAARSGRTVAAVLEDAVRRGLNPSDQRAGGRYTLRATGSGGLRPGVDLSSNAAIAEAMDEGAPVDALR, encoded by the coding sequence GTGCGCACGACGATCCGAATCGATGACGAGCTCTACCGCGAAGTGAAGATGCGGGCCGCTCGTTCGGGGCGCACCGTGGCGGCGGTCCTGGAAGACGCGGTGCGCCGTGGTCTCAACCCGTCTGACCAACGTGCTGGAGGTCGCTACACGCTCCGGGCGACCGGTAGCGGAGGGCTTCGACCCGGGGTGGATCTGTCGTCCAACGCCGCAATCGCCGAGGCAATGGACGAAGGCGCACCGGTCGATGCTTTGCGTTGA
- a CDS encoding competence/damage-inducible protein A, producing MSARAGIVITGTEVLTGRVQDRNGPWIADRLLELGVELAHITICGDRPADIEAQLRFMAEQGVDLIITSGGLGPTADDITVEVVARFCGRDLVLDDATEQKIADILHSLMARNPGLKTGVVPGNFESIRAANRKQAMIPAGSQVIDPVGTAPGVVVPGKPAVMVLPGPPRELQPMWRKAIQTPAVQRAIAGRTIYRQEIVRMFGLPESGLAQTLRAAEAAIPGFDALEITTCLRRGEIEMVTRYEPDAADTYARLTRLLRDRHGEQIYSEDGSHVDDLVARLLEGRRIATAESCTAGLLAARLTERPGSSNYVAGGVVAYSNEAKTQLLGVDPALIAAHGAVSEPVAQAMAAGALQRFGVDTAIAITGIAGPGGGTTDKPVGTVCFTVMLGDGRTVTRTLRLPGNRSDIRERSTTVAMHLLRRALSRP from the coding sequence GTGAGCGCACGCGCGGGCATCGTGATCACCGGAACCGAAGTCTTGACCGGGCGGGTCCAAGACCGTAACGGTCCCTGGATCGCCGATCGACTCCTGGAGCTCGGTGTCGAGCTGGCGCACATCACCATCTGCGGTGATCGCCCCGCCGACATCGAGGCGCAGCTGCGCTTCATGGCGGAGCAGGGCGTGGACCTGATCATCACCAGCGGCGGCCTCGGGCCGACCGCCGACGACATCACCGTCGAGGTGGTCGCGCGTTTCTGCGGCCGCGACCTGGTGCTGGACGACGCGACCGAGCAGAAGATCGCCGACATCCTGCATTCCCTGATGGCGCGCAATCCCGGCCTCAAAACTGGCGTGGTTCCGGGCAATTTCGAGTCGATCCGCGCTGCCAACCGCAAGCAGGCCATGATCCCGGCCGGATCGCAGGTGATCGACCCGGTCGGCACCGCACCGGGTGTCGTGGTACCCGGAAAACCGGCCGTGATGGTGCTGCCCGGACCGCCGCGCGAGCTGCAACCGATGTGGCGGAAGGCCATTCAGACACCCGCGGTGCAGCGGGCGATCGCCGGCCGAACGATCTACCGGCAGGAGATCGTGCGGATGTTCGGGCTGCCCGAGTCGGGGTTGGCCCAGACACTGCGCGCGGCCGAAGCCGCCATCCCCGGTTTCGACGCGCTCGAGATCACCACCTGCTTGCGCCGCGGCGAGATCGAAATGGTGACCCGCTACGAGCCGGATGCCGCGGACACGTACGCGCGCCTGACCCGGCTGCTGCGCGACCGCCATGGCGAGCAGATCTACTCCGAAGACGGCTCACACGTCGATGATCTGGTCGCCCGATTGCTGGAGGGCCGCCGGATAGCGACCGCGGAATCCTGCACCGCGGGGTTGCTGGCGGCACGGCTAACCGAGCGGCCCGGGTCGTCTAATTACGTCGCGGGCGGTGTGGTGGCCTACTCCAACGAGGCTAAAACGCAGCTGCTCGGCGTCGACCCGGCACTGATCGCGGCGCACGGGGCGGTTTCCGAACCGGTGGCGCAGGCCATGGCTGCCGGCGCGCTGCAACGCTTCGGCGTCGACACCGCCATCGCAATCACCGGCATCGCCGGGCCCGGTGGGGGAACGACGGACAAGCCGGTGGGCACGGTCTGCTTCACGGTGATGCTGGGCGACGGCCGGACGGTCACGCGGACCCTGCGGCTTCCAGGGAACCGATCCGACATCCGGGAGCGCTCGACCACGGTGGCCATGCATCTGCTGCGGCGCGCCCTGAGTAGGCCCTAG
- a CDS encoding adenylate/guanylate cyclase domain-containing protein, whose protein sequence is MAHAPRTRYAKCGDIDIAYQVLGDGPTDLLVLPGPFVPIDSIDDEPSLYRFHRRLASFSRVIRFDHRGIGLSSRVAAMTMLGPKFWAEDAIAVMDAVGCEQATIFAPSFHAMNGLVIAADYPERVRGLVVINGSARTLWAPDYPVGAKAHQAHPFLTVALEPDAVEQGFDVLAFVAPSVSRDNAFRAWWDLAGNRAGPPSLARAVSKVVAEADVRDSLGRIRAPTLIVHRVDSTYIPVGHGRYLAEHIAGSRLVELPGADVLYWVGDTGPMLDEIEEFITGVRGGSVTERVLTTIVFTDIVGSTARAAELGDNRWRDLLDNHDNIVRHEIQRFGGREVNTAGDGFVATFTSPSAAIACAGEIVDAVSVLGIEVRVGIHAGEVEVRGAVGDDVAGMTVHIGARVAALAAPSEVLVSSTVRDIVAGSRYRFADRGERELKGVPGHWRLYALERADVTAGSGR, encoded by the coding sequence GTGGCGCACGCTCCGCGCACTCGCTACGCCAAGTGCGGCGATATCGACATCGCCTACCAGGTGCTGGGTGACGGTCCCACGGATCTGCTGGTGTTGCCGGGACCGTTCGTGCCGATCGACTCGATCGACGATGAGCCGTCGCTGTACCGCTTCCACCGGCGGCTGGCATCGTTCAGCAGGGTGATTCGGTTCGACCATCGCGGGATCGGTTTGTCGTCCCGGGTGGCCGCGATGACCATGCTGGGCCCCAAGTTCTGGGCCGAGGACGCGATCGCGGTGATGGATGCGGTCGGTTGTGAGCAGGCGACGATCTTTGCGCCGAGCTTCCACGCCATGAACGGCCTTGTCATTGCGGCCGATTACCCCGAGCGGGTCCGCGGCCTGGTGGTCATCAACGGCTCGGCGCGCACGCTGTGGGCCCCCGACTACCCGGTGGGCGCCAAGGCCCATCAAGCTCACCCGTTCCTGACGGTGGCGCTGGAGCCCGATGCCGTCGAGCAGGGGTTCGACGTGCTCGCCTTCGTGGCTCCCAGCGTCTCCCGGGACAACGCGTTCCGGGCCTGGTGGGATCTCGCAGGCAACCGAGCCGGACCGCCGAGCTTGGCCCGTGCCGTCTCAAAGGTGGTGGCCGAGGCCGATGTTCGAGATAGCTTGGGACGCATTAGAGCGCCGACGTTGATTGTGCACCGGGTGGACTCCACCTACATCCCCGTCGGACACGGTCGCTATCTCGCCGAGCACATCGCGGGATCGCGTTTGGTCGAGCTACCGGGCGCCGATGTGCTCTACTGGGTCGGCGACACCGGGCCGATGCTCGACGAAATCGAGGAGTTCATCACCGGGGTGCGCGGTGGCTCCGTCACCGAGCGTGTCCTGACCACGATCGTGTTCACCGACATCGTCGGCTCGACCGCACGCGCGGCCGAGCTCGGTGACAACCGGTGGCGCGACCTGCTGGACAACCACGACAACATCGTGCGCCACGAAATCCAGCGCTTCGGCGGACGTGAGGTCAACACCGCCGGTGACGGATTCGTCGCCACGTTCACCAGCCCGAGTGCCGCGATCGCGTGCGCCGGCGAGATCGTCGACGCGGTCAGCGTGCTGGGCATCGAGGTGCGGGTCGGCATCCATGCGGGCGAGGTCGAAGTACGCGGCGCCGTGGGGGACGATGTCGCCGGCATGACGGTGCACATCGGCGCCCGCGTCGCGGCGCTGGCGGCACCCAGCGAGGTGCTGGTGTCCTCGACCGTGCGCGACATCGTCGCCGGATCACGCTACCGGTTCGCCGACCGCGGCGAGCGCGAACTCAAAGGGGTGCCCGGCCACTGGCGGCTGTACGCGCTCGAGCGCGCGGACGTGACCGCCGGCTCGGGCCGCTAA
- a CDS encoding DUF5615 family PIN-like protein, translating to MKALLDEQLSPHIAALLRQAGYGVLAVADRDDLIGCSDRTVLEVASDEGRALVTNNIKDFRPLVAERLAQGRTHPGLILLPSARARTRSAVPALAAAIEAILRTHPDGIAGSERWVGPLPGT from the coding sequence GTGAAGGCACTACTGGACGAGCAGCTCTCCCCACACATCGCAGCGTTGCTGCGCCAAGCCGGTTATGGCGTACTCGCCGTCGCCGATCGCGACGACCTGATCGGATGCAGCGACCGGACCGTACTCGAGGTTGCCAGCGACGAAGGTCGTGCATTGGTCACAAACAACATCAAGGATTTTCGCCCGCTGGTGGCCGAGCGGCTCGCGCAGGGCCGAACACACCCCGGCTTGATACTGCTGCCGTCGGCGCGCGCACGTACCCGTTCTGCTGTGCCCGCCCTGGCCGCCGCGATCGAAGCCATACTGCGCACCCACCCGGACGGAATCGCTGGGAGTGAACGCTGGGTCGGCCCACTGCCAGGCACATAG
- a CDS encoding macro domain-containing protein, translating into MIELEVLQADVTKLEVDAITNAANTQLRHAGGVAAAISRAGGPDVQRESYEKAPIGLGEAVETTAGDLPARYVIHAATMELGGPTSGEIITRATASTLRKADELGCRSLALVAFGTGVGGFPLEDAARLMVEAVRRHQPGSLQRVVFAVHGDAAERAFTAALQR; encoded by the coding sequence ATGATCGAGTTAGAGGTGCTGCAGGCTGACGTGACCAAGCTTGAGGTCGACGCGATCACCAACGCGGCCAATACCCAGCTTCGGCATGCCGGCGGCGTGGCGGCGGCGATTTCTCGCGCGGGCGGCCCGGACGTGCAGCGCGAATCGTACGAGAAGGCGCCGATCGGACTCGGTGAGGCGGTCGAGACCACGGCCGGTGACCTGCCGGCGCGGTATGTGATCCACGCGGCAACCATGGAGCTGGGCGGTCCGACCTCGGGCGAGATCATCACCCGGGCCACCGCCTCGACCTTGCGCAAGGCCGACGAACTCGGTTGCCGCTCGCTGGCGCTGGTGGCGTTCGGCACCGGCGTCGGCGGGTTCCCGCTCGAGGATGCCGCCCGGCTGATGGTCGAGGCGGTTCGCCGGCACCAACCAGGCTCGCTGCAGCGCGTGGTGTTCGCGGTTCACGGCGATGCGGCCGAGCGGGCGTTTACCGCCGCACTGCAGCGCTAG
- a CDS encoding MTH1187 family thiamine-binding protein: MSVLVAFSVTPLGVGESVGEIVADAVRVVRDSGLPNKTDSMFTVIEGDTWDEVMTVVRRAVEAVAARAPRVSTVIKVDWRAGACDAMTQKVASVERHLSGR; this comes from the coding sequence ATGTCTGTGCTGGTCGCGTTTTCGGTCACCCCGTTGGGTGTGGGGGAAAGCGTCGGCGAGATCGTTGCCGACGCGGTTCGGGTGGTTCGTGATTCCGGTCTGCCCAACAAGACCGATTCGATGTTCACCGTGATCGAAGGTGACACCTGGGACGAGGTCATGACGGTGGTGCGACGCGCGGTGGAAGCCGTGGCCGCTCGGGCACCCCGAGTCAGCACGGTGATCAAGGTCGACTGGCGCGCCGGCGCCTGCGACGCGATGACGCAGAAAGTCGCCTCCGTGGAACGTCATCTCTCCGGGCGCTAG
- the dtd gene encoding D-aminoacyl-tRNA deacylase, giving the protein MRVLVQRVSSAAVSVDGRQVGAIRPDGQGLLAFVGVTHGDGVEKAHRLAEKLWNLRILADEKCAADVNAPVLVISQFTLYADTAKGRRPSWNAAAPGAVAEPLVEAFAQALRGLGAHVESGVFGAHMRVELVNDGPVTVMLEL; this is encoded by the coding sequence ATGCGGGTTCTGGTGCAACGGGTCTCATCCGCGGCGGTGTCGGTGGACGGACGGCAGGTCGGTGCCATCCGGCCGGATGGCCAGGGCCTGCTCGCCTTCGTCGGGGTCACCCACGGCGACGGAGTGGAAAAGGCGCACCGGCTGGCCGAAAAGCTCTGGAATTTACGCATTCTCGCCGACGAGAAATGCGCCGCCGACGTCAACGCCCCAGTCTTGGTGATCAGCCAGTTCACCCTCTATGCCGACACCGCCAAGGGCCGCCGTCCGTCGTGGAACGCGGCCGCGCCGGGCGCGGTCGCCGAGCCGCTGGTCGAGGCGTTCGCGCAGGCGTTGCGCGGGTTGGGGGCACACGTGGAATCCGGTGTCTTCGGTGCGCACATGCGGGTCGAACTGGTCAACGACGGCCCGGTGACCGTCATGCTGGAGCTTTGA